The DNA region TCTCGAAGCGCGGCGGCCCCACGGCCGGCCCGAGCAGCGGCTCGAACAGGTCGTCATAACACGACGACGCGGCGTGCGGCAGCGTCTCGGCGGGCCACACGTCGAACGCGTGACGCGTCGCTTCGCGCCACGCGCGCATCCATTCCCGCTGCTGCTCGACGACGGCGTACCACATGGCAAACCTGGCGCGGAAGGGGCGTGAATCTGCATTATGGTCACTCCGGCCGCACAGCGGGTGTCGAAAAAATCGTCACCGGGTGACGTGGATCAAGCATGCAGCGGGCATGCGTCGCGCTAGGCGGCGGCGCACGGCGCTGCTACAGTCGTCGCTCCCATTCCCCTCAAGCGGAGCGTTGCAATGAAGCTGATCGGCATGCTGGATTCCCCGTTCGTGCGCCGTGTCGCCATATCGGCGAGGCTGCTCGACCTGCCGTTCGAACACGAGTCGGTGTCGGTGTTCCGCCACTTCGACCGGTTCCGGACGTTCAGCCCGGTCGTGAAGGCACCGACGCTCGTGACCGACGACGGCACGACGCTGATCGATTCGTCGCTGATCGTCGACTACCTCGACCATCGCGTCGCGCCGGAGCGGCGCCTGCTGCCCGACGCCGCCGACGCGCGGCTGCGCGCGCTCGTGCCGGTCGGTTTCGCGCTGGCGGCGGCCGAGAAGACGGTGCAGGTCGTGTACGAGCAGGCGCTGCGGCCGGCCGACAAGCAGCACGCGCCGTGGCTCGAGCGCGTGCTGAGCCAACTCGAGGCCGCATACGGCGAACTCGAGCCGGTGGTCGCGGCCGCGAACGGCTGGCTCGGCGGCGCGCGCCTGCTGCAGTCGGACGTGACCGTCGCCGTCGCATGGCGTTTCACGCAGTTCATGACCGCCGATTACCCGGCGCTCGCGCGGATCGATCCGGCCCGTTATCCGGCGCTCGCCGCGCATTCGGCGCGTGCGGAATTGCTGCCGGCGTTCGTCGAGACGCCGCTCCACTGAAGCCGGCGTCGCTCGCGGCGGGCGGCGGCGGATCGAGGGGGCGGGGCGCGACCGGCGTGCGTGGGGCTGCATCGGGACCCGGGCCGGCGTCCGGCGCGGCTCGCCCCGGGCGTCGTCGACTGCCAGGCCGCCCGTTTTTCCCCGGCCGTTCGGCGCAGCGGACGCAAAAACCACGGCGCGTGCGTCTGTTTTACGGTCCCCCGGTCACCCCTCTGCACCCGCTCGGCCGCGCCGGCAAAGGCCCGGCCGATTGTTCTCGGCCGCTGACAAGTGACTTCGCATTCGTGCCATTTATCCGGATGCACCCGGTCCCTAGAATCCACTCCATCGAATACGCATTGCCTGATGGAGCCGAAGATGAGAGCCCTGATCGAATCGAGCCTGTACCACCCGTCCGTCGTGTTGCCGCTTGCCGCGCTGACGCAGCTGATGGTCGAGCGCGACTTCAATCTCGGCCAGGTCGGCATGATCGTCGCCGCGCGCGGCGCGCAGGCTGCCATGTCGCGTTCGCGCGCACTGATCTTCTCCCGCAACGGCGAAGCGCACGCATGAACGTCCGTGCACCGGACAGACGAAAAAAAGCCCGGCCGGCGCAAGCGCCGGTCGGGCCGATCGGATTCGATCGAGCCCCGGCTTCGGCCGGGGCTTTTTCATTCATGGCGCTCAGGCACGGGCGGCCGACACGACGCCGTAGATCTCCGTTTCCTCTTCCTCGCGCAGCTGGCGCACCAGCTGGTGGGCTTCACGATGCGACGCGACGGCCGGCGGCGAGCCCTTGAGCGGCTGGCGCGCGGTTTCGGCGAGCGCGACGACCGACACGATGCCGATCACGGCGGCGCCCATCATGTAGTACGCGGGCATCATCAGGTTGTGGGTTACGTCGACGAGCCACGCGGTGACGAGCGGCGTCGTACCGCCGAACAGCGACACCGACACGTTGAAGCCGATCGCGAGCGCGCCGTAGCGAATCTCGGTCGGGAACAGCGCCGGCAGCGCCGACGGCATCACGCCGGTGAAGCACGACAGCAGCACGCCGAGGATCAGCAGCCCGCTGAACACCGACGCGGTGGTGCCCGCATGAATCAGCATCATCGACGGGATCGACAGCACGAGCAGGCCGACGCAGCCGGCCAGCATCACGGGCTTGCGGCCGATCTTGTCCGACAGGCGGCCGGCGGCGAGCGTCAGCGGCATCATCAGCACCATCACGATCAGCACCAGCACGAGGCTGTGCGATTCGTCGAAATGCAGCGTCGACGACATGAAGCTCGGCAGGTACGACAGCACCATGTAGTCCGTCACGTTGAAGATCAGCACGAGGCCGACGCAGAGCAGCAGCGCGCGCCAGTTGCGCAGCAGCGTTTCGCGAAAGCGCGTCTTCGGCACGGCCTTGTCCTGCGCTTCGCGCTCTTCGGCCTGGCGCTTGAACGCCGGCGTTTCCTCGAGCTTCATCCGGATGTACAGACCGATCAGGCCGAGCGGGCCCGCGATCAGGAAGGGCACGCGCCAGCCCCACGACAGCAGCGCTTCGTGCGACAGCGACGCGGTAAGCAGCGCAACGACGCCAGCACCCATCACATAGCCGATCAGCGTGCCGAACTCGAGGAAGCTGCCCATGAAGCCGCGGCGCTTGTCGGTCGAGAACTCGGCGATGAAAGTGGCGGCGCCGCCGTATTCGCCGCCGGTCGAGAAGCCCTGCACGAGGCGGGCGACGAGCAGCAGCACGGGCGCCATGATGCCGATCGACGCGTAGCTTGGGATCAGGCCGATCGCGAAGGTGCCGACGGCCATCATGATCATCGTCGCGGCGAGCACGCGCTGGCGGCCGATGCGGTCGCCGAGCGGGCCGAACACCATGCCGCCGAGCGGACGCACGAGGAACGCGGCCGCGAACGTGCCGAAGGTCGCGAGCAGCTGCGCGGACGGGCTGCTCGACGGGAAGAACACCTTGCCGAGCGTGACGGCGATATAGCTGTAGACGCCGAAGTCGAACCATTCCATCGCATTGCCGATGGCCATCGCGCTGACGGCGCGCTTGAGCAGGCTCTGGTCGACGACGGTAATGTCGTCCGCGGCGAGCGGGGCCTCGGACGAAGCGGAGGAAGAAGCAGCGGTCGGGCTGACGTGTGTTGCGGTCAAGGTCATGCACTCCTTTGACTGCGCCGGAACGGGCGAGCCGTCCGACACGGTTTGCCGGCGAGCGCGATGTCGAGTGCTGCGCGTCGGGGCAAGCCTTTAAGCGCTTACTGCACAGGGGGCAGCAAGAGGCCGTAAGGGATTGCTTCGACGCGGGCCCGGTGGGCCGTCGCGACGGTGCGCTCATGAAGAATGGGCCGCGTGATGCGAGCGGCGGATGCCGGTGCGGACGGGGTCCGGCGTTCCGGCAACTGCCCCGGAGGGGCAACGAAACGAGAAAAGCGGGCCTGTCGGGCGGGCTTTCCTGTGGATGCAATTCCGGTCGAAGCACCGGCCCGCAACGCGCGGACGGACTTCTCTCGAAATCGAATAGACAGAGATTGAATGTTGAAACAGGCGACATGATAGCACGATGACAGACGATCGTGCAAATTGCCCGGAGTCCCCCGTGGGACGGGGGTTCCGGCGCGCTCGGCTCCGGTATGATCGGCGGCGCGCGGCGGGGTCGCGCGGCCCGCCGGGCGACAGGAGAATTCACGAGGAACCGGATGACCGAACTGATGAAGATCGCGGCGCTGTTCGCCGTCACTGCGCTGGCCGAAATCGTCGGCTGCTACCTGCCGTGGCTCGTGCTGAAGGGCGGGCGGCCCGTGTGGCTGCTGGTGCCGGCCGCGCTGTCGCTCGCGCTGTTCGCTTGGCTGCTGACGCTGCACCCGAGCGCCGCGGGGCGCACGTACGCGGCGTACGGCGGCGTGTATATCGCGGTGGCGCTGATCTGGCTGCGGGTAGTCGACGGCGTCGCGCTGACCCGCTGGGATGCGGCGGGCGCGGTGCTCGCGCTCGGCGGGATGGCTGTCATCGCGCTGCAGCCGCGCGCGTAAGCGCGGCTGCAGGCGGGACTTTCGGGACGCGCGGGACGCCGCGTCAGGCGGCTTCGGCGGTGTCCACGTCGGCGGACTGGCGCCACACGCACGTACCCTTGACCGACTTGTCGAGCTCGTCGAGTTGGGTCTGGTGGGCGGCGAGCTCGTCGTCGCTTGCCGAGAGAACCGGCAGGGCGAGCGACGCGAGCGATACGCGCTGGCCGTTCGCCGCGCCGCCATCGGCGCCTGCGTCGTCGAGCATGTCGATCACGAGGCTGTCCTGGCCGCGCGTCATTGCGAGATAGACCTCGGCGAGCAGCTCCGAGTCGAGCAGTGCGCCGTGCAGCGTGCGGTGCGCGTTGCTGATGCCGAACCGGTCGCACAGCGCGTCGAGCGAGTTGCGCTTGCCGGGGAACATCTGCTTGGCCTGCACGAGCGTGTCGATCACGCCGCCGCAATGCTCGGTGAATGGCGGCAGGTCGAGCCGCGCGAATTCCGCGTCGAGAAACCCGAGGTCGAACGGCGCGTTGTGGATGATCAGCTCGGCGTCTTTCACGAAGTCGCGAATCTGGTCGACGACTTCCGCGAACTTCGGCTTGTCGCTCAGGAACTCGGTGGTGAGGCCGTGCACGGCCAGTGCGCCCGGATCGCTATCTCGCTCGGGGTTCACGTAGATGTGCAGGTTGTTGCCGGTGAGCCGCCGGTTCAGCAGCTCGACGCAGCCGATTTCGATCAGGCGGTCGCCCGTGCGGGGGTTCAGGCCGGTGGTTTCGGTATCGAGAATGATCTGGCGCATGTCGGATAAATCGGGAAAGA from Burkholderia ambifaria AMMD includes:
- the dnaQ gene encoding DNA polymerase III subunit epsilon, with translation MRQIILDTETTGLNPRTGDRLIEIGCVELLNRRLTGNNLHIYVNPERDSDPGALAVHGLTTEFLSDKPKFAEVVDQIRDFVKDAELIIHNAPFDLGFLDAEFARLDLPPFTEHCGGVIDTLVQAKQMFPGKRNSLDALCDRFGISNAHRTLHGALLDSELLAEVYLAMTRGQDSLVIDMLDDAGADGGAANGQRVSLASLALPVLSASDDELAAHQTQLDELDKSVKGTCVWRQSADVDTAEAA
- a CDS encoding glutathione S-transferase family protein, whose protein sequence is MKLIGMLDSPFVRRVAISARLLDLPFEHESVSVFRHFDRFRTFSPVVKAPTLVTDDGTTLIDSSLIVDYLDHRVAPERRLLPDAADARLRALVPVGFALAAAEKTVQVVYEQALRPADKQHAPWLERVLSQLEAAYGELEPVVAAANGWLGGARLLQSDVTVAVAWRFTQFMTADYPALARIDPARYPALAAHSARAELLPAFVETPLH
- the proP gene encoding glycine betaine/L-proline transporter ProP, which translates into the protein MTLTATHVSPTAASSSASSEAPLAADDITVVDQSLLKRAVSAMAIGNAMEWFDFGVYSYIAVTLGKVFFPSSSPSAQLLATFGTFAAAFLVRPLGGMVFGPLGDRIGRQRVLAATMIMMAVGTFAIGLIPSYASIGIMAPVLLLVARLVQGFSTGGEYGGAATFIAEFSTDKRRGFMGSFLEFGTLIGYVMGAGVVALLTASLSHEALLSWGWRVPFLIAGPLGLIGLYIRMKLEETPAFKRQAEEREAQDKAVPKTRFRETLLRNWRALLLCVGLVLIFNVTDYMVLSYLPSFMSSTLHFDESHSLVLVLIVMVLMMPLTLAAGRLSDKIGRKPVMLAGCVGLLVLSIPSMMLIHAGTTASVFSGLLILGVLLSCFTGVMPSALPALFPTEIRYGALAIGFNVSVSLFGGTTPLVTAWLVDVTHNLMMPAYYMMGAAVIGIVSVVALAETARQPLKGSPPAVASHREAHQLVRQLREEEETEIYGVVSAARA
- a CDS encoding YnfA family protein gives rise to the protein MTELMKIAALFAVTALAEIVGCYLPWLVLKGGRPVWLLVPAALSLALFAWLLTLHPSAAGRTYAAYGGVYIAVALIWLRVVDGVALTRWDAAGAVLALGGMAVIALQPRA